The Brachyhypopomus gauderio isolate BG-103 chromosome 17, BGAUD_0.2, whole genome shotgun sequence genome includes a window with the following:
- the peli1b gene encoding E3 ubiquitin-protein ligase pellino homolog 1b, with protein sequence MFSPEQENISTSTKVPVKYGELIVLGYNGTLPNGDRGRRKSRFALFKRPKANGVKPSTVHVACSPQAAKAISNKDQHSISYTLSRAQTVVVEYTHDSNTDMFQVGRSTESPIDFVVTDTVPGSQSNSDTQSVQSTISRFACRVMCQRTPPFTARIFAAGFDSSKNIFLGEKAAKWRTSDGQMDGLTTNGVLVMHPRHGFTEDSKPGVWREISVCGNVFTLRETRSAQQRGKMVENETQELVDGSLIDLCGATLLWRTAEGLSRTPTLKHLEALRQELNAARPQCPVGFNTLAFPSMRRKDTVDEKQPWVYLHCGHVHGYHSWGTRDEGRGEGRAGGGRERECPMCRTRGPYVPLWLGCEAGFYLDAAPPTHAFSPCGHVCSEKTVAFWSQIPLPHGTHTFHAACPFCAQQLSGDHGYARLIFQGPLD encoded by the exons atGTTTTCCCCTGAACAGGAGAACATCTCCACCTCTACCAAAGTGCCGGTCAAATATGGAGAGCTCATTGTACTTGG gtacaaTGGCACTCTCCCTAACGGAGACCGCGGCAGGAGAAAGAGCCGCTTTGCTCTCTTTAAACGACCCAAAGCAAACGGAGTGAAACCCAGCACTGTGCATGTAGCATGCAGCCCGCAAGCAGCCaag gCCATAAGTAACAAGGACCAGCACAGTATATCCTACACTCTGTCTCGTGCACagacggtggtggtggagtaCACTCATGATAGCAATACAGACATGTTCCAG GTGGGGCGCTCCACCGAGAGCCCTATAGACTTTGTGGTGACGGACACCGTCCCTGGCAGCCAGAGTAACTCGGACACCCAGTCCGTCCAGAGCACCATCTCCCGCTTCGCCTGCAGGGTCATGTGTCAGAGGACTCCGCCTTTCACCGCCCGCATCTTCGCCGCCGGCTTTGACTCCTCCAAGAACATCTTCCTTGGG GAGAAGGCGGCTAAGTGGCGAACGTCGGACGGGCAGATGGACGGGCTGACCACTAACGGCGTGTTGGTGATGCACCCACGACACGGTTTCACCGAAGACTCCAAACCAGGCGTGTGGCGTGAGATCAGCGTGTGTGGAAACGTCTTCACCCTGCGGGAGACACGCTCCGCTCAGCAGCGTGGGAAGATG GTGGAGAACGAGACCCAGGAGCTGGTGGACGGCTCGCTGATCGACCTGTGCGGTGCCACGCTGCTGTGGCGTACGGCGGAGGGCCTGTCCCGCACTCCCACGCTCAAACACCTGGAGGCGCTGCGCCAGGAGCTGAACGCGGCCCGGCCCCAGTGTCCGGTGGGCTTCAACACGCTGGCCTTCCCCAGCATGCGCCGCAAGGACACGGTGGACGAGAAGCAGCCCTGGGTCTACCTGCACTGCGGCCACGTGCACGGCTACCACAGCTGGGGCACGCGGGACGAGGGGCGGGGCGAGGGGCGGGCCGGGGGCGGGCGCGAGCGCGAGTGCCCCATGTGCCGCACCAGGGGCCCCTACGTGCCGCTGTGGCTGGGCTGCGAGGCGGGGTTCTACCTGGACGCGGCCCCGCCCACCCACGCCTTCAGCCCCTGCGGCCACGTGTGCTCGGAGAAGACGGTGGCCTTCTGGAGTCAGATCCCTCTGCCGCACGGCACACACACCTTCCACGCCGCCTGCCCCTTCTGCGCCCAGCAGCTCAGCGGAGATCACGGCTACGCCAGGCTCATCTTCCAGGGGCCCCTTGACTAG